One genomic window of Halovivax cerinus includes the following:
- the gatD gene encoding Glu-tRNA(Gln) amidotransferase subunit GatD, giving the protein MNPGDRIRVEGSDRTVEGVCLPSSTPEHLVVKLDGGYNVGIERESARVEVLDTDVHAVGRTESDDVDDGDEPASEVAFDDSLPTIALLSTGGTIASTVDYRTGAVTAQFDAEDVLRAVPELAGRANYRGRVVSNILSENMEPSIWQDLARAVHEEIDAGADGVVVMHGTDTMQYTAAALSFMLETPVPIVFTGSQRSADRPSSDNVMNAVCAVEAAKSDCAEVLVCMHATESDDGCALHRGTRVRKNHTSRRDAFETVGADPLGTVDYETGEVSLDGEYRARDAIEPELAEGLDAEVDLLKFAPGMDPAFLDVAEGNAGLVLEGTGLGHVHTDLVPRIEALVDDGTTVVMTSQCLDGRVCDRVYDTGRDLLDAGVVEAGDTLPETALVKLMWALENADDVAECMRDSVAGELQERSVPWT; this is encoded by the coding sequence ATGAATCCAGGCGACCGAATCCGCGTCGAAGGATCGGATCGCACCGTCGAGGGCGTCTGTCTCCCCTCGAGTACGCCCGAGCACCTCGTCGTCAAACTCGACGGTGGGTACAACGTCGGCATCGAGCGCGAGTCGGCACGCGTCGAGGTGCTCGACACCGACGTCCACGCCGTGGGACGCACCGAGAGCGACGACGTCGACGACGGAGACGAACCGGCCTCCGAGGTCGCGTTCGACGACTCGCTCCCGACGATCGCACTGCTCTCGACCGGCGGCACCATCGCCTCGACCGTCGACTACCGGACCGGCGCCGTGACGGCCCAGTTCGACGCCGAGGACGTACTTCGCGCCGTGCCCGAACTCGCCGGGCGGGCGAACTACCGCGGGCGTGTCGTCTCGAACATCCTCTCAGAGAACATGGAGCCGTCGATCTGGCAGGACCTCGCTCGGGCCGTCCACGAGGAGATCGACGCCGGCGCCGACGGCGTCGTCGTGATGCACGGCACCGACACCATGCAGTACACCGCCGCCGCGCTCTCGTTCATGCTCGAGACGCCGGTTCCGATCGTCTTCACGGGTTCGCAGCGCTCGGCCGACCGCCCCTCCTCTGACAACGTCATGAACGCCGTCTGCGCGGTCGAAGCGGCCAAGTCCGACTGTGCCGAGGTCCTCGTCTGCATGCACGCGACCGAGTCCGACGACGGCTGCGCGCTCCACCGCGGCACGCGCGTTCGAAAGAATCACACCTCACGCCGGGACGCCTTCGAGACCGTCGGAGCCGACCCCCTCGGCACCGTCGACTACGAGACGGGCGAGGTCTCGCTCGACGGCGAGTACCGGGCGCGAGACGCCATCGAGCCGGAACTCGCCGAGGGACTCGACGCCGAGGTCGACCTGCTGAAATTCGCCCCGGGGATGGATCCGGCGTTCCTCGACGTCGCCGAGGGGAACGCGGGACTCGTCCTCGAAGGCACCGGCCTCGGACACGTCCACACGGACCTCGTCCCCCGCATCGAGGCGCTCGTAGACGACGGAACGACCGTCGTCATGACCAGCCAGTGCCTCGACGGGCGCGTCTGCGACCGCGTCTACGACACCGGCCGCGACCTGCTAGACGCCGGTGTGGTCGAAGCCGGCGACACCCTGCCGGAGACCGCACTCGTCAAACTCATGTGGGCGCTCGAAAACGCCGACGACGTCGCCGAGTGCATGCGCGACTCCGTCGCCGGGGAACTCCAGGAGCGGTCGGTCCCCTGGACCTGA
- a CDS encoding GNAT family N-acetyltransferase, with product MTRTTDIEIRRATHDDYEGVAAVTRDLWDDRGGDYLHHVYHDWLEDEGDDTKRTFLATVGDDVAGIVQAVMLSPDEAWFQGMRVNPAYRRQGVSRRLNEASFDWAVERGATVGRLMTFSWNVAALGAARAGGFAPETEFRFAQPAPDPDADGPHVVSTDPDAAWRFWTTSDARTHLRGLALDTDESWAMCELTHDDLVTLADDTAVFAVDGDTGVSGMAYRSRDYERETDDGETIRWAEYGVGAWADVPAAKSLFAAIARDAASIGADRTRVLIPETVTAVSDASYAGADLSDEPDFVLGIDLTGR from the coding sequence ATGACCCGAACCACCGACATCGAAATCCGACGCGCAACGCACGACGACTACGAGGGCGTCGCCGCCGTCACCCGCGACCTCTGGGACGACCGCGGCGGCGACTACCTCCACCACGTCTACCACGACTGGCTGGAAGACGAGGGTGACGACACCAAGCGAACGTTCCTCGCGACCGTCGGCGACGACGTCGCAGGGATCGTCCAGGCGGTCATGCTCTCGCCGGACGAAGCCTGGTTCCAGGGCATGCGGGTCAACCCCGCGTACCGCCGACAGGGCGTCAGCCGCCGGCTCAACGAGGCCAGCTTCGACTGGGCGGTCGAACGGGGCGCGACCGTCGGGCGACTGATGACGTTCTCCTGGAACGTCGCCGCCCTCGGCGCCGCCCGTGCCGGCGGGTTCGCCCCCGAAACGGAGTTCCGCTTCGCCCAGCCAGCTCCGGATCCCGACGCCGACGGCCCGCACGTCGTCTCGACGGATCCGGACGCAGCCTGGCGCTTCTGGACGACGAGCGACGCCCGGACCCACCTTCGCGGACTCGCCCTCGATACCGACGAATCCTGGGCAATGTGCGAACTCACCCACGACGACCTCGTCACCCTCGCCGACGACACTGCCGTCTTCGCCGTCGACGGCGACACCGGCGTCTCGGGAATGGCCTACCGCAGCCGCGACTACGAGCGCGAGACCGACGACGGCGAGACGATCCGCTGGGCGGAGTACGGCGTCGGCGCCTGGGCCGACGTGCCCGCCGCGAAGTCGCTCTTCGCCGCCATCGCCCGCGACGCCGCCTCGATCGGCGCCGACAGGACGCGCGTCCTGATCCCCGAGACCGTCACCGCCGTCAGCGACGCCTCCTACGCCGGCGCCGACCTCTCCGACGAACCAGACTTCGTCCTCGGCATCGACCTCACGGGCCGCTAA
- a CDS encoding ubiquitin-like small modifier protein 1 — protein sequence MEWKLFADLAERAGDRHVAVDVEPGESVEDALDALLDGRDDLRERVLDEDGQLGDGINVLRNGAEIHTREDGLETTLEDGDELAMFPPVSGG from the coding sequence ATGGAGTGGAAGCTGTTCGCCGACCTGGCCGAACGCGCCGGCGACAGACACGTGGCCGTCGACGTCGAACCCGGGGAGTCAGTCGAGGACGCGCTAGACGCACTCCTCGACGGTCGTGACGACCTTCGCGAGCGCGTCCTCGACGAGGATGGCCAGCTCGGTGACGGGATAAATGTCCTCCGCAACGGCGCCGAAATCCACACCCGGGAGGACGGGCTGGAGACGACGCTCGAAGACGGCGACGAACTCGCGATGTTTCCGCCGGTCAGCGGCGGGTAG
- a CDS encoding nucleoside phosphorylase encodes MTQPHLLVDEGDVHDLALVPGDPGRVDRIASHCDEAETIAENREYRVVNATYEGRDLTICSTGIGSPSAAIAIEELAAVGVETVVRVGTTGALQADLEIGDMIVANGAAKDEGTTKRYEDETIPAVPDYEVLSAVVDAAEAESEDVQVGPVATDDAFYAETDAYVTAWEEAGMLAVEMEAAAIFTLARRKGLRAGAICTVDGNLVEGTQKGSDTEDEELPEKAKNNVARAIDISLDAATRL; translated from the coding sequence ATGACACAGCCACACCTGCTGGTCGACGAGGGAGACGTCCACGATCTCGCGCTCGTACCCGGCGATCCAGGACGGGTCGACCGCATCGCGAGTCACTGTGACGAGGCCGAGACGATCGCCGAGAACCGCGAGTACCGGGTCGTCAACGCGACCTACGAGGGTCGCGACCTCACCATCTGTTCGACGGGGATCGGCTCGCCGTCGGCCGCGATCGCGATCGAAGAACTCGCCGCCGTCGGTGTCGAGACGGTCGTCCGGGTCGGAACGACGGGCGCCCTCCAGGCGGACCTCGAGATCGGCGATATGATCGTCGCGAACGGCGCGGCGAAGGACGAGGGCACGACCAAGCGCTACGAGGACGAGACGATCCCGGCCGTTCCCGACTACGAGGTCCTCTCAGCGGTCGTCGACGCCGCCGAGGCCGAATCGGAGGACGTTCAGGTCGGTCCCGTCGCCACGGACGACGCGTTCTACGCCGAGACGGACGCGTACGTCACCGCCTGGGAAGAGGCGGGTATGCTCGCCGTCGAGATGGAAGCGGCGGCCATCTTCACGCTCGCCCGCCGGAAGGGCCTGCGCGCCGGGGCCATCTGCACCGTCGACGGCAACCTCGTCGAGGGAACGCAGAAGGGCTCCGACACCGAAGACGAAGAGCTCCCGGAAAAGGCGAAGAACAACGTCGCCCGCGCCATCGACATCAGTCTGGACGCGGCGACGCGGTTGTAG
- a CDS encoding DUF5658 family protein — protein sequence MSSRTQHALDWPAMPTASDTERVLWGVVVVVLVGDVVTTIVGLHLGLSESNPIARSAIDGWGVVGMLALKAGAVAIAVACRGLVAPAYRSIVPAALALPWGAAAIVNLYMLSLVV from the coding sequence ATGAGCAGTCGTACGCAGCACGCTCTCGACTGGCCGGCGATGCCGACCGCGTCCGACACGGAGCGCGTCCTGTGGGGCGTGGTCGTCGTCGTCCTGGTCGGCGACGTCGTGACGACGATCGTCGGCCTCCACCTCGGGCTCTCCGAGTCGAATCCCATCGCCAGATCGGCCATCGACGGCTGGGGGGTCGTCGGCATGCTGGCGTTGAAAGCCGGGGCAGTCGCCATCGCCGTCGCCTGTCGGGGCCTCGTCGCACCGGCGTACCGATCGATCGTGCCCGCCGCGCTCGCGCTCCCGTGGGGCGCGGCGGCCATCGTCAACCTCTACATGCTGTCGCTGGTCGTGTAG